The following are encoded together in the Vigna angularis cultivar LongXiaoDou No.4 chromosome 9, ASM1680809v1, whole genome shotgun sequence genome:
- the LOC128193977 gene encoding uncharacterized protein LOC128193977 isoform X2, whose protein sequence is MTDVMKLGQCGAYNNCYVPQVRIPMVGKYTGLSDAYLSVLKGVDGVLVPRGFGDGGVQGKILATKYAGEHSVPFLGICLGMQIVVNE, encoded by the exons atgaCAGATGTGATGAAACT tGGCCAATGTGGAGCTTACAACAATTGTTACGTGCCTCAGGTTAGAATTCCAATGGTGGGAAAATACACAGGCCTTTCAGATGCATATCTTTCTGTTCTGAAG GGCGTTGATGGTGTTCTAGTTCCAAGAGGTTTTGGTGATGGAGGAGTGCAAGGGAAAATTCTTGCGACTAAGTATGCTGGAGAACATAGTGTTCCATTTTTGGGCATTTGCTTGGGGATGCAAATTGTTGTCAATGAGTAG
- the LOC108347628 gene encoding uncharacterized protein LOC108347628, whose translation MYADRVENGGRRSVKERLNGNGISDPTRHHQQRQITGKRSRQDDKWEHDLFDGDEPRITNRKVSAQDLRLKLQRKGLQPASQSGKSYAPKMRDLRERLSGTMTVQPTNVDPPKSKTVKPSSKSVGAEAPAAQIKRPADPAPKRSRKADSSIDDFLLSLGLEKYIITFQAEEVDMTALNHMTDEDLKAMGIPMGPRKKILLALESKV comes from the exons ATGTACGCTGATCGCGTGGAGAATGGAGGGCGGAGGTCCGTGAAGGAACGCTTAAATGGGAATGGTATCAGTGACCCTACTAGGCACCACCAACAGCGTCAAATCACCGGCAAGAG GTCGAGGCAAGATGATAAGTGGGAACATGATCTCTTTGATGGTGATGAACCACGGATCACTA ATCGCAAGGTTAGCGCTCAAGATCTACGCCTCAAGCTTCAAAGGAAAGGTCTTCAACCTGCATCTCAGAGTGGAAAGAGTTATGCTCCAAAGATGCGGGATCTTCGTGAAAGGCTATCAGGGACCATGACAGTACAACCTACCAATGTTGATCCGCCCAAATCAAAAACTGTTAAACCAAGCAGTAAAAGTGTTGGTGCTGAGGCCCCTGCAGCGCAGATCAAAAGGCCAGCTGACCCAGCTCCTAAAAGGTCACGGAAG GCTGATTCTTCAATTGATGACTTTTTGCTGTCCTTGGGTCTTGAAAAGTACATCATTACTTTTCAGGCTGAAGAA GTTGATATGACAGCTCTCAATCATATGACTGATGAAGATCTCAAGGCTATGGGCATACCAATG GGACCAAGAAAGAAGATACTTTTAGCATTGGAGTCGAAAGTCTGA
- the LOC128193977 gene encoding uncharacterized protein LOC128193977 isoform X1: MQFNLLISCVAAEPNLKESTARKKIYDRCDETVRIPMVGKYTGLSDAYLSVLKGVDGVLVPRGFGDGGVQGKILATKYAGEHSVPFLGICLGMQIVVNE, encoded by the exons ATGcagtttaatttgttaatttcatg TGTTGCAGCAGAGCCTAATTTGAAGGAGTCGACTGCaaggaaaaaaatttatgaCAGATGTGATGAAACT GTTAGAATTCCAATGGTGGGAAAATACACAGGCCTTTCAGATGCATATCTTTCTGTTCTGAAG GGCGTTGATGGTGTTCTAGTTCCAAGAGGTTTTGGTGATGGAGGAGTGCAAGGGAAAATTCTTGCGACTAAGTATGCTGGAGAACATAGTGTTCCATTTTTGGGCATTTGCTTGGGGATGCAAATTGTTGTCAATGAGTAG
- the LOC108346706 gene encoding beta-amyrin 11-oxidase-like codes for MELSWVWMIVATFLAFYIFVKKIVRKLNGWYYDKKLGNKHSLLPPGDMGWPLIGNIIPFIKHFFSDHPDSFINNLVSKYGESGIYKTHLLGKPSIIVCTPEMCKRVLNDDENFKQGYPKSTSELLKNKALSNVCSAEHKGLRELVSSGILGQKVLATNLEIVENIVINSLDELSRMKQPLQVFKEMEKISFETIVHILMGSHTNSNNIAKLRELFHQFSKCNPIYSLPINFPGFSFHQGLKVRKKLLKVIESIVGERRSVMKMVKNGDNKKDLIDLVLDAKGENGEELKDEDVADILLMLLFAAHETTAVAFTSSILYLTRHPLLFAKAKEEQEEIVKARPSSQKQLSHKEIKKMIYLSQVMNETLRRTSIAFSVFREATKDVNINGYIIPKGWRVIVWLRAIHMNPKYYPNPEEFNPSRWGENNARAATFLPFGAGTRLCPGNNIFKYEISIFLHYFLLNYK; via the exons ATGGAGTTAAGTTGGGTTTGGATGATTGTTGCCACTTTCTTGGCATTTTACatttttgtaaagaaaataGTGAGAAAGTTGAATGGGTGGTATTATGATAAGAAATTAGGAAACAAACATAGCTTATTGCCTCCTGGTGATATGGGATGGCCTCTTATTGGAAACATAATTCCCTTCATCAAACATTTCTTCTCTGATCATCCTGATTCATTCATCAACAACTTAGTCTCCAA ATATGGAGAAAGTGGTATCTACAAAACTCATTTGCTGGGAAAACCAAGCATCATCGTATGCACACCTGAGATGTGTAAGAGAGTGTTGAATGATGATGAGAACTTCAAGCAAGGGTATCCAAAATCCACCAGTGAGCTGTTGAAAAACAAGGCTTTGAGCAATGTGTGCAGTGCAGAACACAAGGGTTTGAGAGAGTTGGTGAGTTCTGGGATTTTGGGTCAGAAAGTTTTGGCAACGAACCTAGAAATTGTGGAGAATATAGTGATTAATTCATTGGATGAGTTATCCAGAATGAAACAACCCCTTCAGGTTTTCAAAGAGATGGAAAAGATTTCCTTTGAAACCATTGTTCACATCTTGATGGGTTCTCACACTAATTCCAACAACATTGCAAAGTTGAGAGAGTTGTTTCACCAATTCTCCAAATGCAATCCTATATATTCTCTTCCCATCAACTTCCCTGGTTTTTCTTTCCATCAAGGACTCAAG GTAAGAAAGAAGTTGTTGAAGGTAATTGAATCGATAGTGGGTGAAAGGAGGTCAGTGatgaaaatggtaaaaaatgGAGATAATAAGAAAGATCTGATTGACCTTGTTTTGGATGCCAAAGGGGAAAATGGTGAGGAATTGAAGGACGAAGATGTTGCAGATATTTTGTTAATGCTTCTCTTTGCTGCTCACGAAACCACTGCAGTGGCTTTCACTTCCTCAATTTTATATCTTACAAGACATCCATTACTCTTTGCAAAAGCTAAG GAAGAGCAAGAAGAAATTGTGAAGGCAAGACCATCATCTCAGAAACAATTAAGTCACAAggaaattaagaaaatgatttATCTTTCCCAG GTAATGAATGAAACCTTACGTCGTACCAGTATTGCATTTTCTGTTTTTCGTGAGGCAACTAAAGACGTCAATATCAATG gTTATATCATACCAAAAGGGTGGAGAGTTATAGTTTGGTTAAGAGCTATTCATATGAATCCTAAATATTATCCAAATCCAGAAGAATTCAATCCATCAAGATGGGGT GAAAACAATGCTAGGGCAGCAACCTTCCTTCCTTTTGGAGCAGGAACAAGGCTTTGTCCAGgaaataacattttcaaatacGAAATTTCCATATTTTTACACTATTTTCTACTAAATTACAAGTAA